The Rhinoraja longicauda isolate Sanriku21f chromosome 7, sRhiLon1.1, whole genome shotgun sequence genomic sequence TGATTAATCTCCACAGCCATCTTCCTTTGTGTGATGCTCCAAACATCAGAGTGCTCATCTCTTGGCGCACGTGAACTCTGGTTTTACCAAGGCTCCTTGATTTCACGTTTGGTCAAATGCTGCTTTGAATGAGCTCATTGGTCTGTGTTAATGCGAGTATTCCAGGCAAAATCCAAATTGGGCATCAGAGATCATGTAATTGAAGGATAATGACTACCTGATGGCACTAGCGAAGACTCTTTTAATTACTTTGCTAATGGTTGAAAGTACACTGGATGATGGTTAGCCAGATTGGACTTGTCCTACTTTCTGTGAACAAGATGCACGGGCAGTTTTCTACGTTGGGTAGATGTCAATGTTGCCATTGCACGTAGCAGTTTGGATGAGATAGGGCAGAGCCTGGAGACCAAGTTTTCAATATTTTAGCGAGGCCATTATCTGGTCTTATATCCATTGTTGCATCCAGTACTGCTCTGGATGAGAATTGGTATGTTCTTAGAATCATTGATAATGGATATGTCCTTGGAGCTGCCGCCTCCCGTTAACTGTTTGATTGTTCATTGCACTGATGGCTAGATGTGGCAGAACTGTACATCTTGCTCTGTTGATTGTGTAATCACATTGCTCTGTTTTTGTTATGTCTGTTATGCAGATGTTAGAACTTTTCCAGATTGGTACTTTATTTTTAAGTGCTGTGGATGTGGCTCTGTTAATGCCTTTTGACACTCCTAATTCAACTAGAGTTGTCCCCTAACTTGCTTGTTATGTAAGGCCATGAGGTTATAAATCCTGGTGGTGTACATTACCCCTGTTGCTGATGGTCCATTGTACTGCAATATTCTGTATGTCCCATTTAGCTAAGTTGTAATGCCACACAACATGACTGGGAGTGTCATTGATAGGTGATCTGAAAGGGATGAGAGATGGTAATACACatgattgcaggtgctggaatcttaagcaaaaaacaaagcgctgaaggaactcagcgggttaaacagcatgtgtggagggaatgaacagatgttttgggtcgggtcaaTGGAATTCAACATAATACCTTTTGTACACTTTTTTGTTTCCCCTTCAAAGGCAGATCTTCACAAAAAAATAGAAACTCTTGAAACAGAACACACAGAGAACGGTGTATTACTCAGAGCCTTCCAGACACTGCACCAGAAGAATAGTGCAGACCTTAAAGAAATTGAAGAACACTTTCAGAATTATGGATATGAGTCCTTGCATAAAAAAGATGAAGGTATATGAAGAAATAACAATGTGATTTGAATTTAACACATCTGATGATTGATGAACACTTTTTGTATTACACGGGACAAAATAGTTATAACACGATTTCTATTGGGAACTGGAGAACCACCTAAATGTTACTTTGCAAATTGACAAACAGAAAATAACTGCCCTGGAAAAAGCAGGCTAGGAAACTGAAACTGTTTCCACCTAAACCACCCTGCCCTCTCGGTAATCAGACATTATTGTCTTTTAAAAATGCTGGTGGTTTCACCACATGTGACCATTGCAATTGACAAGAATGCTTCCATTGATATTTGtgccagtcaagtcaagtttatttgtcacatgcacatacacgatgtgcagtgaaatgaaagtggcaatgcctgtggattgtgcacaaaaaagaattacagttacagcatataaatacagttaatacagagaagacaaaaattagtccctggagttataaaagttaacagtcctgatggcctgtgggaagaaactccgtctcatcctctccgttttcacagcgtgacagcggaggcgtttgcctgaccgtagcagctggaacagtccattgctgggatggcaggggtccctcataatcttgcttgctctcgatctatacctcctgatgtataggtcctgcaggggggcgagtgtacttcccatggtgcgttctgccgaacgcactactctctgcagggccatcctgccctgggcagagctgttcccaaaccagactgtaatgttgccggacaggatgctctctacagccccagagtagaagcaatgaaggatcctcggagacactgaatttcctcagctttctaaggtggtaaaggcgctgctttgccttacccaccagtgcggcaatgtgcgttgcccatgtcagatcctctttgatgtggactcccaagtatttaaaaatgctcaccctatccacagtagacccatttatctccagtggcgtgcatgtccttggatgttgagcccttctaaagtccacaatcagctccttcgtttttgtgacattcaagaggaagctattgttctgacaccagagtgccagatcagccacctcctcccggtagaccttctcatcgttgtcggagatccggcccaccaccacagtgtcatcagcaaacttgctgatggagttggagctgaacctggccacacagtcatgtgtgtacagggagtacagtagggggctaaggacgcaaccctggggggatcctatgttcagagtgagggggctagatgtgtgttcgcccatcctgaccacttggggcctggcggtgagaaagtccaggacccaggcacaccgaggggtgctaagccccagttccagcagcttctcagccagtctgctggggactattgtgttgaaagctgaactaaagtcaatgaacagcatcctcacatagccccccttctggctgtccagatgagagagagcggtgtgcagaacctgggagactgcatcatccgtggacctgttcggacggtatgcgaactgtagtgggtccatgttgcgaggaaggagggcacagatgtgcttcttgattagtctctcgaagcatttcatgacaaccgaggtgagggccaccggtcggtagccatttaaacaagctggagaggcattctttggcaccagtacaataatggatcttttgaagcatgcagggatcacggattttgccaaggagaggttaaatattgtggtgagcactgaagcaagctgagtagcacaagactttagtactcgcgcagctataccatctgggcctccagctttcctcgtgttcacacgtgtcagagccctcctcacgtcatgctcggacaccgagaatgtgtgcacatccccagcggtgggtccccctccagcctcgctagtcaGCGCCCtgtcggtgttgtttttagacggcgagctaggggtgatGTTACCCGTCTccaaccgtgcataaaaagagttcaggtcatcagttaaggaggagccggcacttccggttaagggggtgctggaccggtagctagttatagtgcgtagcccctgccaaaggcgtctggtgtcctgctgctccatctgtgactccatcctgtcccggtacctcctttttgcgtccttccAATGAGCCACCATTAAATAAACCATGTAGCAAACTACCTTCAGATTTTTAGCACCATTAAaaagacctttatttttgaaaatactTTAGGAAAAATAATTGGTATGAGTCTGAAACTCTAGCCCCGAACCCCCTTTATCCCATTCACACAGTTGTGCTTATAATGTGCTTTTTTTATAATCAACAAGGGGTTTAGCATTAATCCCCGCCATACATCACTGGCGAAAGacctccatataaccatataacaactacagcacggaaacaggcccgttcggccctaccagtccacgccgaccactctctctgacctagtctcatctacctgctctcagaccaaaaccctctaatcccctcttatccatatacctatccaatttactcttaaataataaaatcgagcctgcctccaccacttccaccggaagcccattccatacagccaccaccctctgagtaaagaagttacccctcatgttacccctaaacttttgtccctcaattctgaagctatgtccccttgttggaatcttccccactctcaaagggaaaagcctacccacgtcaactctgtccgtccctcttaaaatttaaaaaacctccaaTCGGGAAagatttgtaggaaaataactgcagatgctggtttaaatcgaaggtagacacaaaatgctggagtaactcagcgggtcaggcagcatctcaggagagaaggaatgggtgacgtttcgggtcgagacccttcactctgatgtcaggggaggggcgggacaaagataggatgtagtaggagacaggaagacagtgggagaactgggaagggggaggggaaagagagggacagaggaactatctgaagttagagaagtcaatgtttataccgctggggtgtaagctgcccaagcgaaatatgagatgctgatcctccaatttgcgctgggcctcactatgacaatggaggaggcctatgacagaaaggtcagactgggagtggggagttgaagtgctgagccaccgggagatcaggttggttaaggcggactgagcgaaggtgttgagcgaaacgatcacagagcctgcgtttggtctcgccaatgtagagaagttgacgtccggaacagcggatacaatagatgaggttggaggaggtgcaggtgaacctctgcctcacctggaaagactgtttgggtccttggatggagtcgaggggggaggtaaagggacaggtgtttcatctcctgcggttgcagggaaaagtacctggggagggggtggtttggatgggaatggacgagtggaccagggagttacggagggaacggtctcagcggaaagcagaaaggggtggagatgtggccagtagtgggatcccgttggaggtgacggaaatgttggaggataatttgttgtatacgatggtgacggagtggaaggtgaggacaagggggactctacccttgttacgaatggggggaggggggcaagagtggagctgcgggatatagaggagagcctcatctataagaaAGCATCAGCACTTCCCTCTGCCTCCCATCATCAAAGTATTTGGGCAATGTTCATGAAAAGTGGTGGTTAAATCTTCAGACTGTTTATAATGCTATAGTGCAATGTTAATTGCAGTTGAATAATTTAGTCAATGATATGGGAGGGTATCTTACGCCTGGTTGAATGAGATGTTCTGAGGATGAGCCTCATTGCCTTGAAGCAAAGGAAAGTAGGCAATATCCAAATAAAATGCACTTATGTTTCCTCTTCCAAGAACCACAGATGAAATCCATGGAAACTGAAGTGGCTGAAAATGCTGGACCTGAGCCTGAACCACAACATGAAGAAGTTAATACTCCGCAGTGTGAGAAGCCTTCGCTGACTGACCATTTGCGTACCCCACAACTTGGAGATTTTGGACTTGGTCATTTAATGTTTCAAAGTGTTTGGGGAGTGCCAGAGTGTACCCTGCCTTCAGATCCTAAAATGGCTCAGGAATTCCCTGGAAACTATGATGTGCATTCTTCCAAATGTCAAGATCCAGTTTGGCCAAAAACACCAAAGCGCACATTGCAGCTGGGTGATGAGATGCTCCTTACTCCCAAGATGGAAAATTTTGAAATTGGTGAACATACAGGCTGTGTAAATGATTTTACCTTGGCTCTGTACAATAAACGTGATCAACTGAAGAACAACAAGTAACGTATAAACATTTTCCAAAGAAAAAGTCCTTCAATTTTGTGTATTCTATTTCCAAAGAACTATGTAATTTTCAAAAATGAAtcaataataatttatttatatCTGATTTTTAGAAATGGATCATTAGTGAGGATTCTACACCAAACCTAACAGTAAACCTAAGGTTACTAAGGTTCAAACAGAATTTATATACTTAAGGATTTATTGTGAATTTACTGTTTACAATAATAACTATTGCAGTCTTAACTTCTGCAATGAACATTAAACCTTTATGCAGTTTTTAATCTGTTTTATTCCTTTGGCAGAACAGATTTAAGATAAGCATTCATAACACCTAAACTTGACAGAAATGGTTTTATCTCCAGTCCATAATGTCCTTAGCAGTGCTAGTGAATGGTTCAGAGTAACTTCATTTCTCAGCACATGTAACTCTGAAATTaaggaggaaaaaaaagtttcatATCTTCCTCAGACAGAATTTTTGTGTTAATGAACATCATTTGTCACTACTTCAATCTTTAAAGATACGTGTTTCTCTATTTTTCTTCCTTCCATTGTCTTCTCCCCACCATCCCAAAACCAATGGGTTCCAGTGGTAATCCCTCATCTACAGCAGAAGATTTTCCACCAAAACCCTCTTCATCAGAACAGATTGTAAGGGATGGTTTTGTGCCTTGTATGTCAATGCCTGACGGTAAGTAagaggggtgggagatgagtgggAGGAGGTGGGGAAAGGGCATGGTCAGAGAAATGTGTACGCAAGGGGGAGGACAAaaaaagagaaagggagaggcagGGGTATTACTTGAATTTGGAGAATCCAGTGTTCACACGGTTGTGTTATTGGCTatccaacgagatctgggtgtcctagtgcatcagtcaatgaaaggaagcatgcaggtacagcaggcagtgaagaaagccaatggaatgttggccttcgtaacaagaggagttgaatataggagcaaagaggtccttctacagttgtaccgggccctggtgagaccgcacctggagtactgtgtgcagttctggtctccaaatttgaggaaggatattcttgctatggagggcgtgcagcgtaggttcactaggttaattcccggaatggctggactgtcgtatgttgaaaggctggagcgattgggcttgtatacactggaatttatacggatgaggggggatcttattgaagcatataagataattaggggattggacacattagaggcaggaaacatgttcccaatgttgggggagtccagaacaaggggccacagtttaagaataaggggtaggccatttagaacggagatgaggaagaactttttcagtcagagagtggtgaaggtgtggaattctctgcctcagaaggcagtggaggccagttcgttggatgctttcaagagagagctggatagagctcttaaggatagcggagtgagggggtatggggagaaggcaggaacggggtactgattgagtgtgatcagccatgatcgcattgaatggcggtgctggctcgaagggctgaatggcctactcctgcacctattgtctattcaagcacaatgtgaggtgctgttcttcgagTTTGTATGCAGCCTCACTATGATAATGGAGTCGGCCAAGGACAGAGAGGTCGGTAAGGAAAGGGTAGTTAAAATGGCTGGCAACCGGAAGCTACGCAGGCCTTGTTCAGACCACATGTTTGGTGAAACGTTTGCCTAGATTATGCTTGGTCTCTCAGATGTAGAGACCAGATCGGGAGCATCGAATGCAATGGTCAAAGTTGgaagagatgcaggtgaacctgtctcacctggaaggactgttggtgTCCCTGGATGGACGTGAGAGAGGTGTTGGGTCAAATGTTACATCTGCAATTGAAGGGGAAAGTGCTTGGGGAGGGATGGGTGAACTAATGAATTGCGGAGAGTGTGGTGTCTGTGCAATGCAGTGTGgacaggaagatgtgactggtggtgtgatcGGGTTGAAGGTGGCGTAAATGTTGGAGAAaggtgtgttggatgcggaggtacTTCCACTCAAATCCATTAGAATTCTTTCCTTCTGTTCATTCATGATGTGGTACTCCAGTTTGAGTTTCAAATACTGCGTTCTAAGTGTATATAAAGTAAATATAACATAAGTGTATATAAGTAAATATAACAGTCCTGCCTTGAAATGTCATTATATCTTCATATTTTGGCAGATATGTTGAATTCTCCTTTGCCTCCTGTGTTCTGCACACCTGGTCTGAAAGTACACCAAGATAACTCGAAGGTTTCAGTGGACGAAATAAGAAGATCCAATGGTTCAATTCCTTCACCGGCTCTACCAAATTTTGAAACACCCTGGTTAAAAAAGCAATCTATTGTGAGTATGATATTCTGCCTAATGCAAAGTAGCTATACAAGCATATGTGCTCATTTTGTTTAGCAAATCTGCAATTCATGGATAATACTAATTAATTTTTTGTTGTGCTTGTTAGTTAGACACATAAATTCTATCAGCATTCTGCAATTACCTTTCTTAATCctgattttgaaaaaaaaaatctttgtatcTGACTGACTTTGTATTGCTTGGATCTCAGGAAATAAAACCACTGAGACTTTCAAAAATTGTCACAAACTTGCCAATATATAGATGTCCATTATTTCACGTTTATTTTTATCAGCATGTTTTATACTGTCATGAATGCAATCTTAAAACTGTACATGTCTATgctggggcagcttacaccccagcggtatgaatattttccctaacttcaagtaactcttgccttccctctctctatgcttccccccttcccagttctccaactagtttgacTATCCttatttacattttatctgtttgctttgttgttaccttctccaagctaacaatgatctactctacacCTTCCTTGATCTACTTctctgtctcgttttcacaccttacacctccttatctctgttatccccctgactcagtctgaagaagggtctcgacccgaaacatcacccattccttctatccagagatgctgcttgtcccactgagttactccagcattttgtgtctatcttcggtttaaaccagaatctgcagttccttcgttaaACTGGAATCTCTATCCTGACTTCATTGTTGAAATCCAATATAGTGTATTAATGTTCTAATATTCCCATTTTTAAGAAAATCGATAAATGATATTCTGAAGTGGCAGTTGCCAATAAGCTGACTGTCAATTCTCTCTTTGAATTCTGTAGTAACTGTTTCAGACCCAGTTACAACCTACGTACAGCTAGAGACAAAATAATGTGGTTTGGATATGACTGACTTTCCAAggcaacagtggcacagctggtacagatgctgcttcacagctccagagaccgaggttcgaaACTTACCTTGGGTGCTTTTGCGTGGatcttgcacgttctctctgtgggcttcctctaggtgctctggtgtcctcccacatcccaaagacgtgcaggataattggactctgtaaattgcccttgtgtgtagggagtggatgcgaaggtgggatTACATTGAatctagtgtgaacggttgatcgattggtcagtgtggactcggtgggccaaagggcctatttccatgctctgtcCCTAAAACTCATTGGACATTTGGAGTTTTTTTCCTTGCTTTCTGATGTGCTGTATGTGAGAAATGAGATTGACTGAGATTGCTCTAAGACTCGGCGTAGACTCAAAGGACTGAATGATCACTTGGCCATAACAAATTCTTCAATGTGATTAGCCACTCAACTGGCTCGGTTATACCACAGCTTCTGAGAGAGGGATCTTGGAAATGAACAGCACAAGACATTTGAAAAGGGAAAGCACTTGCCACATAGGACCTTTGTTTGGAACTTTTTTCTAGATCAGTGGCTTTGCTATTTTCTGGGTCACTCCAAAATGGGCTTCCCTTACCTTTGTATCCACGGGGCTGTTTTTCATAGTACCTCTATTACTCTTACCATCTGAAATTTGTATTGTTGTTCACTCTATGTTTGCATGGTAAATTTAATGTTGTCAAATTATTGAAGAATTCATTTTCTTGTGAAAACGCAATGTGGACAATAGCACACTACGAGATCACTGCATTGAGCATCAAAGCAGTAGGATGTAAAATTGCTGTACCTTCCTAGCGCTTCCCACATTACCCCATGGTCCACACACAATACCTGCACTTTGAAATGGATTAGGGAAGTGAAATTAAAGAACCCACTTGTCCCTGAGCTTCACATAGCCAAAAGCATAAATGAATTTTGCATTTTTGGGTACCAATGAAAAGAAAAGTGTACGATAGGCAATCTCACCTAGAAAAGTGGTTAATATTACTCAGCTGAATTAAGTAGAAACTCTTCAATGAGGAATTATTAtatttcatattaaatctttttctgcagtctcaaaatttaaaaaatgagggAACTAAAGCATGTATGCAAGAAGCATCAGAAGAGCTTGCTTTGGAAGAACCTCAGCTACTGCCTATGAGCTCCGAAAATTACTTTTTGAATGGATACACCAAATCACCAACGCCTCCACCAATGATGACTAACTATGAAATTCTTTTTGACACACCAAAGATCCCAGAAATGACCACCACAATTCCAAGTGATGTCCTTGAGGTTGGTTTTGTTTCTTTTCACTACTCATTGATGAGGCATGAGACAACATAAACGGGTCATATGTCCATGTTCTGATTTCAAACAGAGGCTCTCCAAAACTTGTGCACTTGCTAAAGGCCACAGTTAGTGCCATATCTAATTTATGGTGTCTTATTTTAGGAAATATTGAAACTTACTGATATATCATTATTATAAGAACATTTAAGAATGGGTTTTATACCATAATTGGTTTTGACAAATTGGTAATTACAACAAAACATAAGACATAAGAAGAAAAAGGGAGCCAGtgggattaaaaaatatatctttgGTATAGTAGTAAATATTATCCAATCTGACCATTACATTGTAAAGGCACAACTTTGGAAacaatgggaaaaatgtaaaatctTGAGATAGGAGAGTGGAACTAAGCTATGCCTTTACAACTCTACTTTGTCATCATCTACCTTTTGTAAACGGGGTTGCCAAAACATGCTGTTCCTGTTGATGCATATGTCAAGTTCTGTTCCCCCTTGAACCCAGTTCAGTAATATGTTGATGTAAAAATTCTTGACCTGGTTTTCAGATTTTTCAGCATAATTCGCAACAGCGTTCTGCATATCGCC encodes the following:
- the ska3 gene encoding SKA complex subunit 3; this translates as MDVAANFFTKLRILAINLEKEIKYLDHALNHEYDHEETAPKKILHELHSEVRNIKADLHKKIETLETEHTENGVLLRAFQTLHQKNSADLKEIEEHFQNYGYESLHKKDEEPQMKSMETEVAENAGPEPEPQHEEVNTPQCEKPSLTDHLRTPQLGDFGLGHLMFQSVWGVPECTLPSDPKMAQEFPGNYDVHSSKCQDPVWPKTPKRTLQLGDEMLLTPKMENFEIGEHTGCVNDFTLALYNKRDQLKNNNGNPSSTAEDFPPKPSSSEQIVRDGFVPCMSMPDDMLNSPLPPVFCTPGLKVHQDNSKVSVDEIRRSNGSIPSPALPNFETPWLKKQSISQNLKNEGTKACMQEASEELALEEPQLLPMSSENYFLNGYTKSPTPPPMMTNYEILFDTPKIPEMTTTIPSDVLEIISSYDVNLKTPYGHKSRKENFIHLM